The Natronoglycomyces albus genome has a segment encoding these proteins:
- a CDS encoding methionine ABC transporter ATP-binding protein → MIHLSGVSKSFGSTIALDAVDLHVPEGDIFGILGRSGAGKSTLLRTVNLLERPDEGAVYVNGADVTTLSARALRRTRSDIGMIFQHFNLLNNRNVVSNVALPLRLARVGRHQRQARAMELLDLVGLADKARAYPGQLSGGQRQRVAIARALASEPKVLLSDEATSALDTDTTDEILDLLAELNQTLNLTILLITHELEVITRICHHAAVMEAGRFVEQGQTRSLLADPHSRLGSSARRLASRLLGEDRVEAIDEAAVEGVA, encoded by the coding sequence ATGATCCACCTCAGCGGTGTCTCTAAATCTTTCGGTTCCACCATTGCCTTGGACGCGGTGGACCTCCATGTGCCCGAGGGCGACATTTTCGGCATTCTGGGACGATCCGGCGCCGGAAAGTCGACCCTCCTGCGCACCGTCAATTTGCTGGAACGCCCCGACGAAGGCGCGGTATACGTCAACGGAGCGGACGTGACGACCCTTTCGGCCCGCGCCCTGAGGCGCACCCGTTCGGACATCGGCATGATCTTTCAGCACTTCAACTTGCTCAACAACCGCAATGTCGTCTCTAACGTGGCGCTACCGCTGCGCTTGGCTCGCGTCGGGCGCCATCAGCGCCAGGCCCGCGCTATGGAACTGCTCGACCTCGTAGGGCTAGCCGATAAGGCCCGCGCCTACCCCGGACAGCTCTCCGGGGGCCAACGTCAGCGGGTCGCGATCGCTCGCGCTCTGGCCTCGGAACCTAAGGTGCTGCTATCTGACGAAGCGACCAGCGCACTAGACACCGACACCACCGACGAGATTCTGGACTTGCTCGCCGAGCTCAACCAGACCCTAAACCTGACGATCCTGTTGATCACCCACGAGCTAGAGGTCATCACCCGAATCTGCCACCACGCCGCTGTCATGGAGGCGGGCCGGTTCGTCGAACAGGGCCAGACTAGGTCGCTCCTGGCCGACCCGCATAGCCGCCTGGGCTCCAGCGCACGCCGCCTTGCCTCGCGGCTATTGGGTGAGGACCGCGTCGAGGCGATCGACGAAGCCGCTGTCGAGGGGGTCGCCTAA
- a CDS encoding MetQ/NlpA family ABC transporter substrate-binding protein: MRNPFSSRRLLTTGAITASTLLALAACGNGGGAASEDESDPLIVGASPRPHVEILEFVQENLAADAGLELDIRPFTDYITPNTAVQDGDINANFFQHQPYLEDFNAENDTDLIGVAAVHIEPLGLFSAEYDAVADISEGDQIAIPSDASNGGRALALLESAGLLELAEDAGSTATVDDITENPFDLDIEPIEAAQLPRALDDVDAAVINGNYAIEADLSPAEDALFLEEGDDNPYANLLVVLDGNEDDERIVTLAQLLTSDEVKQFIEENWSDGSILPAS, encoded by the coding sequence ATGCGAAACCCATTTAGTTCTCGACGTCTTCTCACCACCGGAGCCATCACCGCCAGCACGCTGCTGGCCTTGGCTGCCTGCGGAAATGGAGGCGGCGCGGCGTCTGAGGACGAAAGCGACCCGCTCATTGTTGGAGCCAGCCCGCGCCCGCACGTGGAGATTTTGGAGTTCGTGCAGGAGAACCTCGCGGCCGATGCCGGGCTGGAACTGGACATTCGCCCGTTTACCGATTACATCACTCCGAACACGGCCGTCCAAGATGGCGACATCAACGCCAACTTCTTCCAGCACCAGCCCTATCTAGAGGACTTCAACGCCGAAAACGACACGGATCTGATCGGCGTCGCCGCAGTCCACATCGAACCGCTGGGCCTGTTCTCGGCCGAGTACGACGCGGTCGCCGACATCTCCGAAGGCGACCAGATCGCCATCCCCTCGGATGCTTCCAACGGGGGCCGGGCGTTGGCGCTGCTGGAGTCGGCGGGGCTACTGGAGCTGGCCGAGGACGCCGGTTCCACCGCCACCGTCGACGACATCACGGAGAACCCGTTTGACCTCGACATTGAGCCGATCGAGGCCGCCCAACTGCCGCGCGCGTTGGACGACGTCGACGCGGCCGTCATCAACGGCAACTACGCGATCGAGGCCGACCTCAGCCCGGCCGAAGACGCGCTGTTCTTGGAGGAGGGTGACGACAACCCCTATGCCAACTTGCTGGTTGTGTTGGACGGCAACGAGGATGATGAGCGCATTGTGACCCTGGCGCAGTTGCTGACCTCCGATGAGGTCAAGCAGTTCATCGAGGAGAACTGGTCGGACGGTTCGATCCTGCCGGCGAGCTAA
- a CDS encoding M16 family metallopeptidase — MIPQLAPETPLVLPEAVCRVLPGGISTTVVRRASVPIAEMRLSIPMTHIEPALADLLASTITNGTKRSSLRGIAERLQSIGGSLHAGSSPDQLSISGFCLASQLPAWLDILGELLTEATFPADPFHVEQERISDSISVAEQQPDYLVNRRLNHRLWEGHPYAHQHPSAGEIKAVTRDDVEKLYRERVHPDRARLVVVGDIDEATIFDLLTDKLGAWVENVTDEVVVSDPMPPLPQFAPSGIEIVDRPGSVQSAIRVVFPAIDRRHPDNAAQHLANLIYGGYFSSRLVLNLREEKGYGYTPRSIIDHSPAGTYQLIHADVATEVTSLALREVHHELRRMAEETVGEDELAKTRQYALGALKIGTSANSSLASFISSLASCGLTLDYLASHTERLLAVTPADVRRVARERLNLDRSVTVILGEAESIEAPLRALGDVTVAQSI, encoded by the coding sequence ATGATCCCCCAGCTGGCACCCGAAACACCGCTGGTTCTGCCCGAAGCCGTCTGTCGGGTGCTCCCCGGAGGCATCAGCACGACCGTCGTACGCCGAGCCTCGGTGCCGATCGCCGAGATGCGCCTATCGATTCCCATGACCCACATCGAACCGGCGCTGGCGGACCTCTTGGCCTCCACGATCACCAATGGCACCAAGCGTTCGTCGCTGCGTGGCATCGCCGAACGGCTCCAAAGCATCGGCGGATCTTTGCACGCGGGTAGTAGCCCCGATCAACTGTCCATCTCCGGCTTTTGTCTGGCCAGCCAGCTGCCCGCCTGGCTCGATATCCTTGGCGAACTTCTCACCGAGGCGACGTTTCCCGCCGATCCCTTCCATGTGGAACAAGAACGTATCAGCGACTCGATTTCGGTGGCTGAGCAGCAACCGGACTATCTGGTCAATCGGAGGCTAAACCACCGGCTGTGGGAGGGGCATCCGTATGCCCACCAACACCCCTCGGCCGGTGAGATCAAGGCTGTCACCCGGGATGACGTCGAGAAGCTGTACCGCGAACGAGTCCACCCCGACCGGGCTCGTCTGGTCGTGGTCGGCGACATCGACGAGGCGACGATCTTCGATCTTCTCACCGACAAGCTGGGAGCGTGGGTTGAGAACGTCACCGATGAGGTCGTCGTCTCCGACCCCATGCCGCCGTTGCCGCAGTTCGCGCCCAGCGGTATCGAGATCGTTGACCGGCCCGGCTCCGTCCAATCGGCGATTAGGGTGGTGTTTCCCGCTATCGACCGACGTCATCCCGACAATGCCGCTCAGCACTTGGCCAACCTCATCTATGGCGGGTACTTCTCGTCGCGGCTCGTGCTCAACCTGCGCGAGGAGAAAGGCTATGGATACACCCCGCGCTCGATCATCGATCATTCACCCGCTGGTACCTACCAGCTCATTCACGCCGATGTCGCCACCGAGGTCACGTCGCTGGCGTTGCGTGAGGTACACCATGAGCTGCGGCGTATGGCCGAGGAGACGGTGGGGGAGGACGAACTGGCCAAAACCCGCCAATACGCGCTGGGCGCGTTGAAGATCGGTACGTCCGCCAACTCCAGTTTGGCGTCGTTCATCTCTAGTCTGGCCTCGTGTGGACTGACGCTTGACTATCTAGCTAGCCACACCGAGCGACTCCTAGCCGTTACCCCGGCCGATGTGCGGCGGGTGGCCCGCGAACGCCTTAACTTGGACCGCTCTGTCACCGTCATCCTGGGGGAAGCCGAGTCGATCGAAGCGCCGTTGCGCGCTCTGGGAGATGTGACGGTTGCACAGAGCA
- a CDS encoding M16 family metallopeptidase — protein sequence MTDSPATIPVAAFEVEQYRMPNGLRVVLSPDRSVPVIGVAVVYDVGIRSEPERRTGFAHLFEHMMFQGSANVGKTEHMKLVQGAGGMFNGSTHIDYTDYYDVMPSNGLELALFLEADRMAGPAITEENLLNQVSVVKEEIRVNVQNRPYGGFPWITFPQVMFDTFPNAHDGYGSFADLDAATTTDAQQFFDTFYPASNAVLSLVGDFDPAEATRLIDKHFSHIDYRPKPQHPAFDEPDLTVERRSSYTDKRATLPAVAVGWRIPDPGIDLDAALPYIVLGDLLTDGDASRLKQRMVHTDRNVTAVGSYVGLMGEPFATRGPTPFLVRAFLPPDTSTDTILASLQEELGRIAEDGLSLGELRRVQAKIATRELRQDDSIPGRAQRLATTSTFHGDASEANTFARRIARVTAEDIRAAAATFTENRRAVLEVIPGGRS from the coding sequence ATGACGGATTCTCCTGCGACGATTCCGGTCGCTGCATTCGAAGTCGAGCAGTACCGCATGCCCAACGGTCTGCGGGTGGTACTGAGTCCCGACCGTAGCGTCCCCGTCATCGGGGTGGCGGTGGTATACGACGTCGGGATTCGTTCCGAGCCCGAACGCCGGACCGGCTTTGCTCACCTCTTTGAACACATGATGTTCCAGGGCTCGGCCAATGTGGGCAAGACCGAGCACATGAAGCTGGTGCAGGGCGCAGGCGGCATGTTCAACGGCTCCACTCACATTGACTACACCGACTACTACGACGTCATGCCATCCAACGGGTTGGAATTGGCGCTGTTCCTCGAAGCCGACCGGATGGCCGGTCCAGCCATTACCGAAGAAAACCTTCTCAATCAAGTCAGTGTCGTAAAGGAAGAGATCCGAGTCAATGTCCAAAATCGCCCCTACGGCGGTTTCCCGTGGATCACCTTCCCGCAAGTGATGTTTGACACTTTCCCGAATGCGCATGACGGCTATGGATCATTTGCCGACTTGGACGCGGCTACGACCACCGATGCCCAACAGTTCTTCGACACCTTTTATCCGGCCAGTAACGCCGTTCTCAGCCTCGTGGGCGACTTCGACCCGGCCGAGGCGACACGCCTGATCGACAAGCACTTCTCCCATATCGATTATCGCCCCAAGCCACAGCATCCGGCTTTCGACGAACCGGACCTGACCGTTGAGCGCCGTTCCTCCTATACCGACAAGCGCGCCACTCTTCCGGCGGTAGCGGTTGGTTGGCGTATCCCCGATCCCGGTATCGACCTCGACGCGGCCCTGCCCTATATCGTCTTGGGCGACTTGCTCACCGACGGCGACGCATCCCGCCTCAAACAGCGCATGGTGCACACCGACCGCAATGTCACTGCCGTTGGTTCCTATGTGGGCCTGATGGGAGAACCGTTCGCCACTCGTGGACCCACCCCATTCCTCGTGCGGGCGTTTCTTCCACCGGACACCAGCACCGACACCATCTTGGCCTCGCTACAAGAGGAGCTCGGACGTATCGCCGAGGATGGCCTCAGTCTTGGGGAACTGCGCCGTGTGCAGGCCAAGATCGCCACGAGAGAATTGCGCCAGGACGACTCGATCCCGGGCCGCGCCCAACGCCTGGCCACAACCTCCACCTTCCACGGCGACGCCTCCGAGGCCAACACCTTCGCCCGCCGCATTGCTCGAGTCACCGCCGAGGACATTCGAGCCGCAGCGGCCACCTTTACCGAGAACCGCCGCGCCGTCTTGGAAGTCATTCCCGGAGGCCGTTCATGA
- a CDS encoding methionine ABC transporter permease — MDPIMRGNLIDATNETLYMVGMASLWTLLGGVALGVLLYVTSPSGLKPLRVVNWPVGIIVNLGRSAPFIILMVAILPFTRALVGTTIGTTAAIVPLAVAAIPFYARLVEAALLEVQPGLTEASRAMGATVGATVWRVVLPEATPGLIRGFTVTVVAITSYSAMAGAIGGGGLGNLAYTYGYLRYQTEYMIATIAILIILVQLFQALGDRSSRVLDRR; from the coding sequence ATGGATCCGATCATGCGCGGCAACCTCATCGACGCGACCAACGAAACGCTCTACATGGTCGGTATGGCCAGTTTGTGGACGCTTCTGGGTGGGGTGGCGCTCGGGGTGTTGCTCTACGTGACCTCGCCATCGGGCCTCAAACCGCTGCGGGTGGTGAACTGGCCGGTCGGCATCATCGTCAACCTGGGACGATCGGCCCCATTCATCATTCTGATGGTGGCGATTCTGCCTTTCACTCGGGCGCTGGTGGGCACCACCATCGGCACCACTGCGGCGATCGTGCCCTTGGCTGTGGCCGCCATTCCCTTCTACGCCCGCCTAGTGGAGGCGGCGCTATTGGAAGTACAGCCGGGCTTGACCGAGGCCTCGCGCGCCATGGGCGCCACCGTCGGGGCGACCGTGTGGCGGGTGGTCTTGCCGGAGGCCACTCCTGGTCTGATCCGTGGGTTCACCGTCACCGTCGTGGCGATCACAAGCTATTCGGCCATGGCCGGAGCCATCGGCGGGGGCGGCCTGGGCAACCTGGCCTACACCTACGGCTACCTGCGATACCAAACCGAGTACATGATCGCCACCATCGCGATTCTCATCATCTTGGTGCAGCTGTTCCAGGCTCTGGGGGACCGTTCCTCCCGGGTGCTGGACCGCCGCTAG